In Vidua chalybeata isolate OUT-0048 chromosome 5, bVidCha1 merged haplotype, whole genome shotgun sequence, one genomic interval encodes:
- the LOC128788544 gene encoding C-type lectin domain family 2 member L-like isoform X8: MGERGGSAGRGTKGLFSNIWLWRAVAGVLTAAVILISCIHFVKPSLAKEFPVCPSLDLCPPGWLYFQRKCYYLSENEAAWNSSQSSCSSHNASLLVIENHQELSFMMKITKQDPWIGLYKRNEGFFWVNGKALNNELFEVKGSGSCAYLESKGVSASGCYLTRKWVCSLDINSAQ, from the exons ATGGGGGagcgcggcggctccgcggggcgCGGCACCAAAG gtctgTTCTCAAACATCTGGCTGTGGCGAGCTGTCGCTGGAGTCCTTACTGCTGCTGTCATTTTGATTTCATGTATTCATTTTG tAAAGCCTTCTCTGGCCAAAGAGTTTCCTGTGTGTCCTTCCCTGGACCTGTGTCCACCAGGCTGGCTGTACTTCCAGAGGAAGTGTTACTACCTCTCCGAGAATGAAGCTGCCTGGAactccagccagagcagctgctcttcccacaACGCTTCCCTGCTGGTCATTGAAAATCATCAGGAGCTG AGCTTTATGATGAAGATAACAAAGCAAGACCCATGGATTGGACTCTATAAAAGAAATGAAGGGTTCTTTTGGGTAAATGGAAAAGCATTAAACAATGAACT GTTTGAAGTAAAAGGCTCTGGCAGCTGTGCCTATCTGGAGTCCAAAGGAGTCTCAGCCTCAGGATGTTATTTAACCAGGAAATGGGTCTGTAGCTTGGATATCAACTCAGCACAATAA